One Perca flavescens isolate YP-PL-M2 chromosome 9, PFLA_1.0, whole genome shotgun sequence genomic window carries:
- the mettl13 gene encoding eEF1A lysine and N-terminal methyltransferase encodes MSLLPRTAEEFSSAEYWERFFKKRGEKAFEWYGDYNKLCGVLHKYIKVKDKVLVVGCGNSELSEQMFDVGYKHLTNIDISETVVTHMNQRNAERRPGLTFQQVDATQTPYEEASYQAALDKGTLDAMASEEEGALARNMLTEVGRVLSVGGRYVCVTLAQESVIKLAVEHFVQLGWAVRLHCLQEELGKEEDSFALPVFVLVCTKFRQPMPMPILEMCLGEEGAPTRLPQVADLLSAVRDHQAYSVLKKRLRTSTDASSNPSLTLCHAKTGLPRYSLTVQDCPPGAKVPRSNPFAIFIVPQGSETAWLYSSSEGRRQLAASANFRRLVIAAMHRNQEYTDMQAVQSELSPMVMDLAPPGMPTNQQVPFLSVGGDLGWREEVSRGVSELSGEYCVENVKGEDGELYRRLVFLSNVALVQSESRLVPSNTASSQKKKNKKKLKPTDAAATSSTSLSVDSGFLCCAHHEVMVAGLAMLGVGTPQNKDVPVSVLLVGLGGGGLPQFLRDFVPGVTVEVVELDPVVMQVAKECFGFRPDDRLTVTLGDGLERICVLEKEGGRLFDAIMFDVDNKDSTMGMSCPPAAFVETLILQKVYSLLTPRGVFILNLVCRDSALRNSVLERLSAVFPTILSRKIEGEVNEVLLCSRGENETSDAVRILPSLNQAAKSLQSALCSNRTGTKSSPHIDIAELLKELKVE; translated from the exons ATGAGTCTTTTACCTCGCACTGCCGAGGAGTTCAGCTCCGCCGAGTACTGGGAGAGATTTTTTAAGAAGCGCGGAGAGAAGGCTTTTGAATGGTATGGAGACTACAACAAACTCTGCGGCGTGCTGCATAAATACATCAAAGTCAAAGATAAG GTGTTGGTGGTCGGTTGTGGTAACTCTGAGCTGAGTGAACAGATGTTTGATGTCGGCTACAAACATCTTACTAATATTGACATCAGTGAGACAGTGGTGACCCACATGAACCAGAGAAACGCTGAGCGCCGGCCAGGCCTGACCTTCCAGCAGGTGGATGCTACACAAACTCCGTATGAGGAGGCTAGCTACCAGGCTGCTCTGGACAAGGGCACACTGGATGCCATGGCGTCAGAAGAAGAAGGAGCACTGGCCAGGAACATGCTCACTGAG GTGGGCCGTGTGCTAAGTGTCGGCGGGCGGTACGTCTGTGTGACGTTGGCTCAGGAGAGCGTGATCAAGTTGGCCGTGGAGCACTTTGTTCAGCTGGGCTGGGCTGTGAGGCTCCACTGCCTGCAGGAGGAACTGGGAAAAGAAGAGGACTCCTTTGCTCTGCCGGTCTTTGTTCTGGTCTGCACCAAGTTTCGTCAGCCTATGCCCATGCCTATTCTGGAGATGTGCCTTGGGGAAGAGGGAGCCCCTACTCGTCTCCCACAGGTAGCTGACTTGTTGTCTGCTGTAAGGGATCATCAGGCTTACTCTGTCTTGAAAAAGAGACTCCGTACAAGCACAGACGCCAGCTCGAAcccctcactcactctctgcCACGCCAAGACTGGCCTCCCCAGATACTCTCTCACAGTACAAGATTGTCCCCCAGGTGCCAAGGTGCCAAGATCAAACCCGTTTGCTATTTTTATTG TGCCTCAAGGCAGTGAGACAGCTTGGCTCTACAGCTCCAGTGAGGGGCGAAGGCAGCTGGCAGCCAGTGCTAACTTTCGGCGCCTGGTTATTGCGGCAATGCACAGGAATCAGGAGTACACAGACATGCAGGCTGTCCAGTCAGAACTCTCACCAATGGTGATGGACCTGGCTCCCCCGGGTATGCCAACAAaccagcag GTGCCGTTTCTGTCCGTTGGAGGGGACCTGGGTTGGCGAGAGGAGGTCAGCAGGGGTGTGAGTGAGCTGAGCGGGGAGTACTGTGTGGAGAATGTCAAAGGAGAAGACGGAGAGCTGTATCGGAGACTCGTTTTCCTGTCTAATGTTGCCCTCGTCCAATCAGAGAGCCGTCTTGTCCCTTCAAATACTG CATCaagtcagaagaagaaaaacaaaaagaagctCAAGCCAACAGATGCTGCAGCAACATCTTCCACCTCTCTGTCAGTGGACAGCGGCTTCCTCTGCTGCGCTCACCATGAGGTTATGGTGGCGGGCCTTGCTATGCTAGGGGTGGGCACGCCACAGAACAAAG ATGTCCCGGTGTCAGTGCTCCTGGTGGGGCTTGGTGGGGGAGGCCTGCCTCAGTTTCTACGGGACTTTGTGCCCGGTGTTACTGTCGAGGTTGTGGAACTGGATCCTGTCGTGATGCAAGTGGCAAAGGAATGCTTCGGGTTTCGACCAGATGATCGCTTGACTGTCACTCTTGGGGACGGCCTCGAACGCATCTGTGTCCTGGAGAAAGAAG GTGGTCGTTTGTTTGATGCCATCATGTTCGATGTAGACAATAAAGATAGCACTATGGGTATGAGCTGTCCTCCTGCTGCCTTTGTAGAAACCTTGATCCTGCAGAAAGTCTACAGCCTGCTAACCCCCAGAG GTGTATTCATACTGAACCTTGTGTGTCGTGACTCAGCCTTGAGGAACAGCGTGTTGGAGCGTCTGAGCGCCGTGTTTCCCACCATCCTCTCTAGAAAGATTGAAGGGGAGGTCAACGAGGTCCTTCTTTGCTCTCGTGGAGAAAATGAGACCTCGGACGCTGTTCGCATCCTTCCGTCCCTGAACCAAGCAGCCAAAAGCCTGCAGAGCGCACTGTGCTCTAACAGGACTGGAACCAAGAGCAGCCCACATATAGACATTGCAGAGTTGTTAAAAGAACTGAAAGTAGAGTAA
- the itpa gene encoding inosine triphosphate pyrophosphatase, which produces MAVPAGKSVVFVTGNAKKLEEVIQILGDRFPYKLVSKKIDLPEYQGEPDEISIQKCKEAARQIDGPVIVEDTCLCFKALGGLPGPYIKWFLDKLKPEGLYKLLAGFENKSAWALCTFAFSAGKDEPVQLFRGKTEGHIVEPRGPRDFGWDPCFQPEGYDKTYAELPKEVKNTISHRYRALAAMSEHFSQTNDTSPQGKKKKKQED; this is translated from the exons ATGGCTGTGCCTGCTGGAAAGTCTGTGGTCTTCGTGACTGGAAACGCGAAAAAACTCGAAgag GTCATTCAGATCCTGGGAGATAGGTTTCCCTACAAACTAGTGTCAAAAAAGATTGACT TGCCTGAATACCAAGGGGAGCCAGATGAGATTTCCATACAGAAGTGTAAGGAGGCTGCACGGCAG ATTGATGGGCCAGTAATAGTGGAGGACACCTGTCTGTGTTTCAAGGCTTTGGGTGGCCTGCCTGGACCGTACAT AAAATGGTTCCTGGATAAACTCAAGCCAGAAG gCTTGTACAAACTCCTAGCTGGGTTTGAAAATAAATCGGCATGGGCTCTCTGCACCTTTGCTTTCTCTGCTGGGAAAGATGAGCCAGTACAGCTCTTTAGAGGGAAAACAGAG GGACACATCGTGGAACCCAGGGGGCCTCGAGACTTTGGATGGGATCCCTGTTTCCAGCCAGAGGGATATGACAAAAC CTATGCTGAACTGCCCAAAGAGGTGAAGAACACTATCTCGCACCGCTACCGGGCGCTGGCTGCCATGTCTGAGCACTTCTCTCAAACCAACGATACCTCACCACAgggcaagaagaagaagaagcaggagGATTAA
- the rangrf gene encoding ran guanine nucleotide release factor encodes MQGAGGGAGQSHPLFGGALSAVLPHSAKDTSELREIPDNQEVFAHEHTDQSLIVELVEYQDQVADRDAARYHFEDIAGSNKALEPGAFEVTGVAPLSKSELSLSDCSSAWMLTGTQRVSKFNEEARNTVTLHLGLFRLPQFSTDVLISFNDPQRISPESSSAASAETHREPWTVQDFQRVLQTLTLHDPGLFG; translated from the coding sequence ATGCAGGGTGCCGGAGGCGGCGCCGGTCAGTCTCATCCTCTGTTCGGAGGAGCTCTGTCGGCCGTCCTCCCTCACAGCGCCAAAGACACCAGCGAGCTGAGGGAGATCCCGGACAACCAGGAGGTGTTTGCCCACGAACACACCGACCAGAGCCTGATCGTGGAGCTGGTGGAGTACCAGGATCAGGTGGCGGACCGAGACGCTGCCAGGTATCACTTTGAAGACATCGCAGGCAGCAACAAAGCTTTGGAGCCAGGTGCTTTCGAAGTGACCGGTGTCGCCCCTCTGTCCAAATCCGAGCTTTCCCTGTCGGACTGCAGCTCTGCCTGGATGCTGACTGGAACACAGCGTGTATCCAAATTCAACGAGGAAGCGAGGAATACAGTGACCCTTCACCTGGGTCTGTTCCGTCTGCCACAGTTCTCCACAGATGTCCTGATATCCTTCAACGACCCGCAGAGGATCAGCCCCGAGAGCAGCAGTGCTGCCTCAgcggagacacacagagagccatGGACGGTGCAGGACTTCCAGCGCGTGTTGCAGACTCTGACCCTGCACGACCCAGGCCTGTTTGGGTAG
- the vamp4 gene encoding vesicle-associated membrane protein 4 isoform X1 yields the protein MREPDREEQPEDNMPPKFKRHLNDDEVTGSIRSERRNLLEDDSDEEEDFFLRGPTGPRFGPQNDKFKQVQSQVDEVIDVMQENISKVIERGERLDDLQDKSESLSDNASAFSSRAKQLHRRMWWRDMKMKMIIALVVVALLLIIIIPVILRYR from the exons ATG AGGGAGCCAGATCGGGAGGAGCAACCTGAAGACAACATGCCCCCCAAGTTTAAACGACACCTCAATGATGACGAGGTCACGGGATCCATTCGCAGCGAGAGG AGGAACTTACTGGAGGATGACTCTGATGAGGAGGAAGATTTCTTTCT GAGAGGACCCACGGGACCCAGATTTGGACCTCAGAATGACAAATTTAAGCA GGTGCAGTCGCAGGTTGATGAGGTGATCGATGTGATGCAGGAGAACATCTCCAAGGTGATAGAGAGAGGCGAGCGGCTCGACGACCTGCAGGACAAGTCGG AGAGCCTATCGGACAACGCGTCTGCCTTCAGTAGCCGAGCCAAACAGCTGCACAGGAGGATGTGGTGGAGAGACATGAAG ATGAAGATGATTATTGCCTTGGTAGTCGTTGCTCTCCTGCTCATTATCATCA TTCCAGTGATCCTGCGATATCGCTAG
- the vamp4 gene encoding vesicle-associated membrane protein 4 isoform X2: protein MPPKFKRHLNDDEVTGSIRSERRNLLEDDSDEEEDFFLRGPTGPRFGPQNDKFKQVQSQVDEVIDVMQENISKVIERGERLDDLQDKSESLSDNASAFSSRAKQLHRRMWWRDMKMKMIIALVVVALLLIIIIPVILRYR from the exons ATGCCCCCCAAGTTTAAACGACACCTCAATGATGACGAGGTCACGGGATCCATTCGCAGCGAGAGG AGGAACTTACTGGAGGATGACTCTGATGAGGAGGAAGATTTCTTTCT GAGAGGACCCACGGGACCCAGATTTGGACCTCAGAATGACAAATTTAAGCA GGTGCAGTCGCAGGTTGATGAGGTGATCGATGTGATGCAGGAGAACATCTCCAAGGTGATAGAGAGAGGCGAGCGGCTCGACGACCTGCAGGACAAGTCGG AGAGCCTATCGGACAACGCGTCTGCCTTCAGTAGCCGAGCCAAACAGCTGCACAGGAGGATGTGGTGGAGAGACATGAAG ATGAAGATGATTATTGCCTTGGTAGTCGTTGCTCTCCTGCTCATTATCATCA TTCCAGTGATCCTGCGATATCGCTAG